Proteins from a genomic interval of Uloborus diversus isolate 005 chromosome 4, Udiv.v.3.1, whole genome shotgun sequence:
- the LOC129220556 gene encoding tigger transposable element-derived protein 1-like, whose amino-acid sequence MSESSIRTIKNQEKEIRKSAELSFNSEARRVVSKQNANIMKMEAALVSWIKEVREWGVTIDGPLIKEKAKELYLEIAGESTTAPAEVENTDKLQPGPSSIQPFHASAGWFHNFTKRCNLKSVLLHGESSSPDLAAAKYYVESEFPNIIAEGHYQPEQVFNMDETGLFWKRMPSCTYLFKDEENASGFKAHKDLLTLVMCSNAAGFLLKPSLIYKSRNPKALKNKSKTTLPVHWMHHPKVWFSNVLMEEWFFKSFIPQVKDYLKSKGLPFKVLLVMDNAEGHATNLLEEGVELSFFPPNTKSLIQPVDQGIIRTFKAIYTRECFQSLVQAMNSVENFNLKEYWKRYTIASALHNIGTSLKAMKTQTTNASWKKLWRDVVHDYEGFAPEEIHYEAVRKAVQFAKELGGEGFSNMKEEDVNKLIDGHSQALSDADLEELAKAASEEEDKDEEEPPCLTFEVLNKMNMYAREMLKLSEMHDQNMMRSITFANHLASAMAPYTSLLQSKTKATNNNFSDKDI is encoded by the coding sequence atgagtgagtCTTCCATACGAACGATTAAGAATCAAGagaaggaaatccgtaaaagtgcAGAGCTCAGTTTCAATAGTGAAGCCCGCAGAGTAGTATCTAaacaaaatgcaaacattatgaaaatggaagctgctcttgtgtCGTGGATTAAAGAGGTCAGAGAGTGGGGTGTTACAATAGATGGACCCctaataaaagaaaaggcgaaggaACTGTATTTAGAGATTGCAGGTGAATCTACAACTGCTCCAGCTGAAGTAGAAAACACTGATAAACTTCAGCCAGGACCCTCAAGTATTCAACCATTTCATGCTAGTGCTGGTTGGTTCCATAATTTTACTAAGAGGTGCAATTTGAAAAGTGTGCTCCTTCATGGTGAAAGTTCTTCACCCGATCTTGCTGCAGCAAAATATTATGTGGAAAGTGAGTTCCCCAACATTATTGCGGAAGGACATTATCAACCTGAGCAAGTCTTTAATATGGACGAGACTGGGTTGTTCTGGAAGCGAATGCCATCgtgtacatatttatttaaagatGAAGAAAATGCCTCTGGGTTTAAAGCCCATAAGGATCTTTTAACTTTAGTTATGTGCAGCAATGCAGCAGGCTTTTTGTTAAAGCCTTctttaatttataaatcaagAAATCCAAaggctttgaaaaataaaagtaaaaccaCCTTGCCAGTTCATTGGATGCACCATCCAAAAGTTTGGTTTTCAAATGTCCTCATGGAGGAATGGTTCTTTAAATCCTTCATTCCCCAGGTTAAAGATTATCTGAAGAGCAAGGGTCTTCCCTTCAAAGTTCTCCTGGTAATGGACAATGCTGAAGGACATGCAACAAACCTCCTTGAAGAAGGCGTAGAATTGAGTTTTTTTCCGCCAAATACAAAGTCATTAATCCAGCCTGTAGATCAGGGCATTATTCGGACATTTAAAGCTATTTATACAAGGGAGTGTTTCCAAAGCCTTGTGCAGGCGATGAACAgtgtagaaaattttaatttgaaagagTACTGGAAACGGTACACAATTGCCTCTGCACTGCACAACATAGGCACTTCATTAAAAGCCATGAAAACACAGACAACCAATGCAAGTTGGAAGAAACTTTGGCGGGATGTTGTACATGACTATGAAGGCTTTGCTCCTGAAGAGATTCACTATGAAGCAGTTCGAAAGGCGGTGCAGTTTGCTAAAGAACTAGGGGGTGAAGGCTTCTCCAATATGAAAGAAGAGGACGTCAACAAGCTGATCGACGGCCATAGCCAAGCTTTGTCTGATGCTGACCTTGAAGAATTAGCTAAGGCCGCAAGTGAGGAGGAAGACAAGGATGAAGAGGAGCCACCTTGCCTGACTTTTGAAGTCCTTAACAAAATGAACATGTATGCAAGAGAAATGCTAAAGCTGTCTGAGATGCATGACCAAAATATGATGCGTTCCATTACCTTTGCTAATCATCTTGCATCTGCAATGGCTCCTTACACCTCTTTGCTTCAGAGCAAAACTAAGGCAACCAATAATAACTTTTCTGATAAAGACATCTGA